TTGATGGAATTGAATAGGCAGCTCTGCGCATTTGACTTGTCAGAGAATAAACTTCATCTTTTGGAAATTTTGAGGTCAGTATATAAATCATTAATGCAATTTCATGACCTAATTCCCAAACATTATATTTTTTATAATCTCTCATTTATTTATGCGTTTAGCGGTTTGCGCTAAGCGTATAGCAGTTTACTAAGCGAATTCCTTCATTAAGGTTCTAGGATCAGTTACTTTTCCCGTAACAGCTGCAGCCGCAGCAACTAGAGGCGAAGCTAAGAGCGTTCTAGACCCAGGACCTTGCCTTCCTTCAAAATTTCGATTGGAGGTACTTACGGCTAATTTTCCTGCAGGCACTTTATCGTCGTTCATGGCCAAACATGCGGAACATCCCGGTTCCCTAAGTTCAAAACCAGCTTCATGAATAATGTCTAACAAGCCTTCTGCTTTTATAGCAGCTTCTACTTGATGTGAGCCTGGCACTAACCATGCGGTGACATTTTTTGCCTTTTTTCGTCCTTTAATAATAGAGGCAAAGGCTCTAAAGTCTTCAATTCGTCCATTCGTACAACTCCCGATAAAAACAAAATCGATAGGTTTTCCTATCATACTTTCACCCTCATTGAAGGCCATATAGCCTAATGATTTTTTATAGGTGCTGACACCACCTTCTACTTGGTCTGCATTTGGAATGTTTTTTAAAATTCCCATCCCCATCCCAGGATTGGTTCCGTAGGTGATCATTGGTTCTATATCAGAGGCATCAAAATAAATTTCCTTATCAAATTCAGCATCTTTGTCGGTATATAGTGATTCCCAGTATACCATTGCTTTATCCCAAGCGGCACCCGTTGGTGTAAATTCTCGTCCTTTTATGTAATTGAATGTTTTTTCGTCTGGAGCAATCATCCCACCACGTGCGCCCATTTCGATACTTAGATTGCATACAGTCATTCGGCCTTCCATCGACATATTTTCAAATACATCGCCTGCATACTCTACAAAATACCCTGTAGCACCAGACGTGGTTAATCGTGAAATAATATATAAGGCGACATCTTTTGGTGTTACCGCAAAATTTAGTTTTCCGCTAACATTAATCCGCATTTTTTTTGGCTTGGGCTGCATGATACATTGTGTAGCCAAAACCATTTCTACTTCCGACGTACCAATACCAAAAGCAATAGCACCAAAAGCACCATGTGTTGACGTATGTGAATCACCACAAACAATAGTTGCGCCGGGTTGTGTAATGCCATATTCTGGTCCAACAACATGTACAATACCATTTTTAGCATGGCCTAAGCCCCAATGGCTAATGCCGTGTTCTTTTGCATTTTCCTCTAATGCCTTTAACTGATTTGCAGAAAGAGGATCTTCAACAGGTAAATGTTGGTTCATAGTAGGTGTGTTATGATCTGCGGTTGCAAAAGTACGCTCTGGATATAAAACACGAATCCCTCTTGTTTTAAGACCTAGGAAGGCTACAGGGCTAGTTACTTCATGTACTAAATGTCGATCGATAAACAATACATCTGGTCCGTCTTCTACATGTTTTACGACATGGGAATCCCATACTTTGTCAAATAGTGTTTGCTTCATGTTGATGTGATAAAACTTTAATTTTTCGTACTCTAAAAAGAGCAATGACAAATTTATTACATATAGAATTCTTTCCTTTAAAAATAGTCTTGGAATTACGACGTTCAACTAATATATTTCCAAATATTTTTATGCTTTACAAGCTGGGCATAGGTAGTACGGATAGCGCTATTTTCTTCTTTTCTAAGGCTTGGATCATCTTTCAAAACCTGTAAGGCATAAAACCTTGCGGTCTTTAAAATATCATTATCCTTTACGATATCGGCAATCTTTAAGTTCAACATACCGCTTTGCTGTGTTCCCATTAAATCGCCAGGACCCCGAAGTTTTAGATCTACTTCGGCAATATCAAACCCATCGTTGGTGCGTACCATGGTATTTAGTCTTGTTTTTGCTTCGGTAGATAGTTTATGACTGGTCATTAAGATGCAGAAACTCTGGTCTGCCCCGCGGCCAACACGCCCTCGCAATTGATGTAATTGTGATAAACCAAAGCGTTCAGCACTCTCAATAATCATGACGGATGCATTCGGAACATTGACACCAACTTCAATAACGGTAGTAGCCACCATTATTTGTGTTTCCCCCTTTACAAAACGCTGCATTTCAAATTCTTTATCTACAGGCTTCATTTGTCCGTGTACGATTGAAATTTGATACTCTGGCATAGGAAAATCTCTTGCAATACTCTCATAACCATCCATTAAATCTTTGTAATCTAAGACTTCTGATTCTTGAATAAGAGGGTAGACCACATATATTTGGCGCCCTTTTTTAATTTCTTCTCGAATAAATTGAAATACTTTTAATCGGTTAGCATCGTAACGATGCACGGTTTTTATGGGCTTTCTACCTGGTGGAAGTTCATCGATTACAGAAATATCTAAATCTCCATATAAGCTCATGGCCAAGGTTCTTGGAATCGGTGTCGCGGTCATCACCAAAACATGAGGTGGAATATCGTTTTTATGCCACAATTTAGATCGTTGTGCCACACCAAATCTATGTTGTTCATCTACAATAGCAAGGCCTAAATTTTTATACTGTACTTTATCTTCTAAAAGTGCGTGGGTGCCTATCAAAATATGAAGCTCTCCATTTTCTAACTGCTCGTGAATGAGCTTTCTCGCTGATTTTTTAACCGAACCGGTTAATAATGCAATATGAATACCTAAGGAACCTACTAAGGCTTCAATACCCACAAAATGTTGCTGGGCTAAAATTTCGGTTGGGGCCATTAAACAGGCCTGAAAGCCATTATCAATAGCTAACAGCATCGACATTAAAGCAACAATGGTTTTTCCTGAACCTACATCACCTTGTAAAAGGCGGTTCATTTGGGCATTACTTCCTAAGTCTGCCCTAATTTCTTTTAGTACCCTTTTTTGAGCGTTCGTAAGTTCAAAAGGCAAATGCTGCGTATAGAATTCGTTAAAAAGTGTACCCACTTTGTCAAAATTGAAGCCTTTAATACGCTGTTTATGTAACATATTTTTAGCAATTAGCTGTAATTGTACATAAAATAGCTCTTCAAACTTAAGTCTAAATTGCGCCTTCGCTAATACGAGTTGACTTTGCGGAAAATGAATGGCAAACATGGCTTCACTTTTCGAAATTAGTTTTAAGTCATCGATGATTGCGGGCGATAAGGCTTCTGAAAATATACCTTTTAAATCGCTAAAGAGCTGCTGAATTAATTTGCTGATTACCCGATTGCTAATCCCTTTATTGCTTAGTTTTTCGGTGGATGGGTAAACGGGTTGCATCATCACTTTTAACCCTTGTTCATGTTCCGAAAGTAGTTCCATTTCTGGATGAGGCATGGAAAAATTCTGGTTATAAAAATTTGTTTTTCCAAAAACAACATAAGGAGTGTTCAGCTGTAAATTTTCACGAATCCATTTTTGACCTCGAAACCAAACCAATTCCATTTTACCAGTGTCATCCATAAAAGTAGCCACCAAACGTTTTCCTTTTTGTTGTTCAACAGTTTTAATATGAATGATTTTTCCAATGATCTGAACATCAGCGGAATTTCGTTGTAGTTGGTTAATTTTATAGTACTGCGTTTTATCGATATACCTGTTTGGAAAGAGCTGAATAAGGTCTTGATAGGTATGAATACCGAGTTCTGTCTTCAATGAATCTGCCCTATTGGGGCCAACACCTTTGAGATAGGCAATAGGGGTTTGAAGGTAATTCGCATTCATCCGACTAAATTACACGTTCAATTAAAAAACTACAACTATAATTTGGTTTGTTTTTTAAGACAATGCGATTTTGATGTTTGGTTGCTGTAAATACCTTATAATGCTTTAAATCAAGACCTAGTTGGGACTATTGTAGGCTTATTCTGTTTGAATAATTATATTTGTCCTATGACACGAAACTTGCTCCTTCTTTTATTTTTTATAGTTTTTCCCAAAGCCACGCTAATAGCCCAAATTCAGGGCGAGGTTGATTTTGAAAGCGCAAAAATTTCTTTAGAAATAGCTCCTGTAGAAAAAAAAATCAGCGGTACTGTGGCTTATAATTTTAAAGTTTTGAATGCTGTAGATTCCATTTTTTTAGATGCCAAACAAATGAAATTTGTAAGTGTTCATTGCAATGGTAAAAAGATTAAATATAAGAATAGTGGCGAGCAAATAATTATATATAAAAAATTTAAAAAAGGATCCGATCATTCTTTAACGATTCAGTATACGGCTATTCCTGAACAAACAGTTTATTTTGTTGGTTATGATGATGTTGTTCAAGGAAATGAGCAGATTTGGACGCAAGGACAAGGGAAATATAGCAGTCATTGGGTGCCTAGTTTTGATGATGTCAATGAAAAGGTGGAGTTCGATATCACCATCACTTTTGATGCTAGGTATCACATCATTTCAAATGGAAAATTAATAGCATCCACCCCGAATAACAACCAAACGACTACTTGGTCTTTCGATATGCAAAAACCGATGAGTAGTTATTTGTTGGCTTTTGCTATTGGAAATTACACGAAGGATACCATCCAAAGTACAAGCGGAATCCCGATCGAATTATATCATTATCCGCAAGACAGTCTAAAGGTAGAACCAACGTATCGTTTTACAAAAACAATGTTCGACTTTTTAGAAACCGAAATTGGGGTACCGTATCCATGGCAAAATTATAAGCAAATTCCGGTCAAAGATTTTTTGTATGCAGGAATGGAAAACACCACGGCTACCATTTTTTCCGATGCTTTTGTGATAGATTCCGTTGCTTTTACGGATAAAAACTATGTGAATGTGAATGCACACGAATTGGCACACCAGTGGTTCGGAGATATGATTACTGCAGTAGATGGAAACCATCATTGGCTGCAAGAGGGTTTTGCCACCTATTATGCCTTGTTAGCTGAAAAAGAGATTTTTGGAGATGATTATTTTTATTGGAAGTTATATGAAACTGCCGAGCAGCTTTATGTTCTGTCAGAGGAAGGAAAAGGCGAAGCCTTAATGAACGCTAAAGCTAGTAGTTTAACTTTTTATCAAAAAGGTGCCTGGGCTTTGGTGCTCCTAAGAAATGAAATTGGTGAAAAAGCCTTTAAAAACGGAATTAAAAACTACTTAGAAAAGTATAAATTTAAAAATGTAACAACTCAAAATTTTATATTTGAAATGGAGCAGGCGAGTGGTATGGACTTCTCTAATTTTACATCGGAATGGCTGATAAGCACTAGGTTTCCCATTAGTAAGGTTATTTCATTTTTAACTATTAATGCTAAAAGTTTAGCGTCGTATTTTGAGCTCAAAGAAACAGAGCAAAAAAAGCTAGACGAACATGAACAATTAAAACTTATAGAAGATATTTATCATGAAACAAGGTCTACAGCCTTAAAAAGGCAATTGATTTTAGACTATTTTCCATTATTTTCTGAGGATTTTGTTTTAAAAATTATAGCATCTAAAGATCTTCAAATTCGCCAAGCCTTACTTTTGTCAACTGAGCAAATTTCTGAAAATCTAAGAGGTGCTTATGAAAGCTTATTATCGGATAAGAGCTATATAACGGTAGAAGCTGCCTTATTTAAATTATGGGCTAGCTTTCCCGAACATCAAAAAAAATACTTAGATAATACGCAGGCTGTTATTGGTTTTCCTGATAAAAATGTTAGATTAATCTGGCTTACTTTGGCCATTGCTACGCCCAATTATAATGGTCTTAAAACAAAAGAATATTTTGATGAACTTAGTGCTTACACCAATTCGGAATTCTCGATAGAAACACGCCAAACGGCTTTCAGCTATTTGCATCAAACTTTGGGATTAACAGACACTAACTTAAAAGACTTAGCTAAGGCCGCCATGCATCATAGTTGGCAGTTTAGAAAATTTGCGCGAAATTTAATTGAGGAAATACTGAAAGACACCGATTATAAAAATAGATTTACAGCGCTGATAACTACGCTAAATTTAGAAGAACAACGTTATATAAAAAGTAAACTGTAAAAAATGAGAGCTTTAGTTATTTCAGGAGGTGGTAGTAAAGGTGCTTTTGCAGGTGGCGTAGCACAATATTTGATTGAAGAAGCGCATCACAATTACGATTTATTTATTGGCACGTCAACAGGTAGTCTTCTAATTTCGCACTTGGCCTTACATAAAATTGAAAAAATAAAAGAAATTTATACCTCGGTAACACAAAATGATATTTTCAGCAATTGCCCCTTTAATATTCATAAAAAACATGGAATTGAAACAATTGGTGTGCACCACTTAAACGTTTTAAAAAACTTCTATAAGGGTAGTAAAACTTTTGGCGAAAGTTATAATTTGTTGCAATTAATAAAAAACACGATCAGTTTAGAGGAATTTGAAGTTTTAAAAAATGGACCTAAAGAAATCGTTGTTACCGTTTCCAATCTTTCCCTAAATCAGGTAGAATATAAGTCTATCAACGACTTTAGTTATGATGAGTTCTGTGAATGGATTTGGATTTCTTGTAATTATACCCCTTTTATGAGTCTTGTAAAAAAGAACGGGTGTGAATATGCTGATGGTGGTTTAGGTACCATGGTGCCTATTGAAGATGCTATTCGACGCGGTGCCACCACCATCGATGCCATTATATTACAAACAGAAGTAACACATTTAAACAGAAT
The sequence above is drawn from the Cellulophaga sp. Hel_I_12 genome and encodes:
- the leuC gene encoding 3-isopropylmalate dehydratase large subunit, with amino-acid sequence MKQTLFDKVWDSHVVKHVEDGPDVLFIDRHLVHEVTSPVAFLGLKTRGIRVLYPERTFATADHNTPTMNQHLPVEDPLSANQLKALEENAKEHGISHWGLGHAKNGIVHVVGPEYGITQPGATIVCGDSHTSTHGAFGAIAFGIGTSEVEMVLATQCIMQPKPKKMRINVSGKLNFAVTPKDVALYIISRLTTSGATGYFVEYAGDVFENMSMEGRMTVCNLSIEMGARGGMIAPDEKTFNYIKGREFTPTGAAWDKAMVYWESLYTDKDAEFDKEIYFDASDIEPMITYGTNPGMGMGILKNIPNADQVEGGVSTYKKSLGYMAFNEGESMIGKPIDFVFIGSCTNGRIEDFRAFASIIKGRKKAKNVTAWLVPGSHQVEAAIKAEGLLDIIHEAGFELREPGCSACLAMNDDKVPAGKLAVSTSNRNFEGRQGPGSRTLLASPLVAAAAAVTGKVTDPRTLMKEFA
- the recG gene encoding ATP-dependent DNA helicase RecG is translated as MNANYLQTPIAYLKGVGPNRADSLKTELGIHTYQDLIQLFPNRYIDKTQYYKINQLQRNSADVQIIGKIIHIKTVEQQKGKRLVATFMDDTGKMELVWFRGQKWIRENLQLNTPYVVFGKTNFYNQNFSMPHPEMELLSEHEQGLKVMMQPVYPSTEKLSNKGISNRVISKLIQQLFSDLKGIFSEALSPAIIDDLKLISKSEAMFAIHFPQSQLVLAKAQFRLKFEELFYVQLQLIAKNMLHKQRIKGFNFDKVGTLFNEFYTQHLPFELTNAQKRVLKEIRADLGSNAQMNRLLQGDVGSGKTIVALMSMLLAIDNGFQACLMAPTEILAQQHFVGIEALVGSLGIHIALLTGSVKKSARKLIHEQLENGELHILIGTHALLEDKVQYKNLGLAIVDEQHRFGVAQRSKLWHKNDIPPHVLVMTATPIPRTLAMSLYGDLDISVIDELPPGRKPIKTVHRYDANRLKVFQFIREEIKKGRQIYVVYPLIQESEVLDYKDLMDGYESIARDFPMPEYQISIVHGQMKPVDKEFEMQRFVKGETQIMVATTVIEVGVNVPNASVMIIESAERFGLSQLHQLRGRVGRGADQSFCILMTSHKLSTEAKTRLNTMVRTNDGFDIAEVDLKLRGPGDLMGTQQSGMLNLKIADIVKDNDILKTARFYALQVLKDDPSLRKEENSAIRTTYAQLVKHKNIWKYIS
- a CDS encoding M1 family metallopeptidase; protein product: MTRNLLLLLFFIVFPKATLIAQIQGEVDFESAKISLEIAPVEKKISGTVAYNFKVLNAVDSIFLDAKQMKFVSVHCNGKKIKYKNSGEQIIIYKKFKKGSDHSLTIQYTAIPEQTVYFVGYDDVVQGNEQIWTQGQGKYSSHWVPSFDDVNEKVEFDITITFDARYHIISNGKLIASTPNNNQTTTWSFDMQKPMSSYLLAFAIGNYTKDTIQSTSGIPIELYHYPQDSLKVEPTYRFTKTMFDFLETEIGVPYPWQNYKQIPVKDFLYAGMENTTATIFSDAFVIDSVAFTDKNYVNVNAHELAHQWFGDMITAVDGNHHWLQEGFATYYALLAEKEIFGDDYFYWKLYETAEQLYVLSEEGKGEALMNAKASSLTFYQKGAWALVLLRNEIGEKAFKNGIKNYLEKYKFKNVTTQNFIFEMEQASGMDFSNFTSEWLISTRFPISKVISFLTINAKSLASYFELKETEQKKLDEHEQLKLIEDIYHETRSTALKRQLILDYFPLFSEDFVLKIIASKDLQIRQALLLSTEQISENLRGAYESLLSDKSYITVEAALFKLWASFPEHQKKYLDNTQAVIGFPDKNVRLIWLTLAIATPNYNGLKTKEYFDELSAYTNSEFSIETRQTAFSYLHQTLGLTDTNLKDLAKAAMHHSWQFRKFARNLIEEILKDTDYKNRFTALITTLNLEEQRYIKSKL
- a CDS encoding patatin family protein, with protein sequence MRALVISGGGSKGAFAGGVAQYLIEEAHHNYDLFIGTSTGSLLISHLALHKIEKIKEIYTSVTQNDIFSNCPFNIHKKHGIETIGVHHLNVLKNFYKGSKTFGESYNLLQLIKNTISLEEFEVLKNGPKEIVVTVSNLSLNQVEYKSINDFSYDEFCEWIWISCNYTPFMSLVKKNGCEYADGGLGTMVPIEDAIRRGATTIDAIILQTEVTHLNRMPSKNVFSLLTNMFAFMLDRIEHQNIRIGKFVANHNGVIINFYYTPTVLTTNSLIFDKDKMTTWWQSGFNYAKFKSTESSELEPQTQLNL